From one Triticum urartu cultivar G1812 chromosome 3, Tu2.1, whole genome shotgun sequence genomic stretch:
- the LOC125546015 gene encoding protein LIFEGUARD 2-like: MKGGDIEAGTSGRTAAAPAGALYPGMAESPELRWALIRKIYVIISLQLLLTAVVAAVVVKVHAIPHFFASSYAGLGLYIFLLILPFIVLCPLYIYRQKHPVNLLLLGVFTVAISFAVGMTCAFTSGKVILEAAILTTVVVFSLTAYTFWAVKRGKDFSFLGPFLFASLIMLLVFGFIQILFPLGKLSHMIYGALAALIFSGYIVYDTDNIIKRYTYDEYVWAAVSLYLDIINLFMALLTLFSAGDS, encoded by the exons ATGAAGGGCGGCGACATCGAGGCGGGGACCTCCGGTCGCACTGCCGCGGCGCCGGCGGGGGCGCTGTACCCCGGGATGGCGGAGAGCCCGGAGCTGCGCTGGGCGCTCATCCGGAAGATCTACGTCATCATCTCCCTGCAGCTGCTCCTCACCGCCGTCGTCGCGGCCGTCGTCGTCAAGGTCCACGCGATCCCCCACTTCTTCGCCTCCTCCTACGCCGGCCTCGGGCTCTACATCTTCCTCCTCATCCTCCCCTTCATCG TGCTGTGCCCGTTGTACATCTACCGCCAGAAGCACCCAGTCAACCTGCTGCTGCTCGGCGTCTTCACAGTGGCCATCAGCTTCGCTGTCGGCATGACATGTGCCTTCACTAGCG GCAAGGTCATTTTGGAGGCAGCAATTCTTACAACGGTGGTTGTCTTCAGCCTGACTGCTTACACTTTCTGGGCTGTAAAGAGGGGCAAGGACTTCAGCTTCCTTGGTCCTTTCTTATTTGCTTCTCTCATCATGTTGCTCGTCTTTGGGTTCATTCAG ATCCTCTTCCCGCTGGGCAAGCTTTCTCACATGATCTATGGCGCGCTCGCGGCACTCATCTTCAGTGGCTACATTGTCTATGACACGGACAACATCATCAAGCGTTACACCTATGACGAGTATGTCTGGGCCGCCGTCTCGCTCTACCTTGACATCATCAATCTGTTCATGGCCCTGCTCACCCTGTTTAGTGCGGGTGACAGCTAA